In the genome of Chaetodon auriga isolate fChaAug3 chromosome 15, fChaAug3.hap1, whole genome shotgun sequence, one region contains:
- the il12bb gene encoding interleukin-12 subunit beta, producing MRSLTLMVLCAALCCATSDINQNNIETLMDNVVVLRVPYGVGTKVYVPLTCGEAYENQPVFWKKNGMDLTPALQGNQVKVLVEEMDGGNYTCHLGPDGEYLNHTVILIQLDPDNRTVILEEKSPEEGHIHCSAPNYKGSFHCTWTRTASRPNAAVILVKAERYLEKIPCELDADGSGVHCQDANCPYKEEQHHISLTVYIHSYSRLEAYTKAFYLREIVRPAKLPNLQSSDGKLFSWSYPDSWEQPCTFFGLQFQVKVVHHRHSCHSEELIMHTTTEETKFEVNVKAKKYVFCVRAQDKHTSGPFSPWSHCIVNQNTVSC from the exons ATGCGCTCATTGACCCTCATGGTCCTGTGTGCCGCACTGTGCTGCGCCACCTCCGACATCAACCAAAACAACATAGAGACTCTGATGGATAATG TTGTGGTCCTAAGGGTGCCTTATGGTGTGGGCACCAAGGTGTATGTTCCTCTGACCTGTGGAGAAGCTTATGAAAACCAACCTGTGTTTTGGAAGAAAAACG GCATGGATCTTACGCCAGCTCTGCAGGGGAACCAGGTTAAGGTCCtggtggaggagatggatggaggaaacTACACGTGTCACTTGGGCCCAGATGGAGAATACCTCAACCACACTGTGATCCTGATCCAGCTAGATCCAGACAACAGGACTGTCATACTGGAGGAAAAATCCCCTGAAGAAG GTCACATCCACTGCTCAGCACCTAACTATAAAGGCTCCTTCCACTGCACCTGGACAAGAACAGCGTCCAGACCCAACGCCGCTGTGATCCTGGTGAAGGCAGAACG ttATTTGGAAAAGATTCCCTGTGAGCTGGATGCTGATGGATCAGGGGTTCACTGCCAGGATGCCAACTGCCCTTACAAAGAGGAACAGCACCACATCTCCCTCACCGTTTACATCCACAGCTACTCTCGCCTCGAGGCCTACACAAAGGCGTTCTACCTGAGAGAGATTG TGAGGCCGGCAAAACTCCCTAACCTGCAAAGCAGTGATGGGAAGTTGTTCAGCTGGAGCTACCCTGACTCCTGGGAGCAGCCCTGCACCTTCTTTGGCCTGCAGTTCCAGGTCAAGGTGGTCCACCACAGACATTCCTGTCACAGTGAAGAGCTCATAATG CACACCACCACTGAGGAAACTAAGTTTGAGGTCAATGTCAAAGCCAAGAAGTATGTCTTCTGCGTGCGAGCTcaggacaaacacaccagcgGGCCGTTTAGCCCCTGGAGCCACTGCAT AGTGAACCAAAATACTGTAAGCTGCTAA